AATACCTATACAAAAAAAAGCTTAACTATAATGTAGGACGATAGTAGTTGCTTACTGTTTCTTTACTGTTGGGCCAGATACAAAGATACCGCAAATACATGTCGTTTACATACTGACGAATTTGACTCATTAGCAATTAGTTTTTATCCGTATGGTGACATCAGCGTGTTTTCCCCTTGCTCTCCTCCGcgtctccccctttccctccctttccctcccttcgTCTCTCCCCCTCAGGCACGCTTGAAGCCATGCGTTATTTTCTATTAAAAAGATGAGTCACCGGGGAGCGATCATTTCAACAGACAAGAATTTGTTGGACTAGTAACACACCAGCTAATGGCTAAACTTGGACGGAGAGGGAGGGTCTTCTGTGGTCAACTGTTGCGTCGCGACCGGTTGCGCCCAGAGGCACTACTGTGCACATTCACCGCCAGGGAGAAGCCATATAAAACGGTTGACCAATCGGTATAATGTCTCATAGAGGGTATTAAACTTCTAGGATACTAACTGGAGGGGTCGTTATAAATCAATGTCCTTGGGTTGAAACCGTTATTTTTGATGATCCAATCAGTAACTGTCATGAGCCCAACACGGGAAATTATCAAATTAACAACTTTTTCTCTCACATAGACTACTCAATATTTATAAAAGGTGTCAGCTTGGGGAGAGTAAACTTGGAAAGGGTAAACATTTTTTCTTACTTTTTTTCTTTGGGACAACGACCGGTAAACATGGCAGAAGGAGACTTCTACACTCTTGGAAGTAGGCAGAGGGTCCCCCGAGATCCGTTCAGAGAGAGTCCGTCAATCGCCTCCCGATTTATGGACGATGACTTTGGGATGTCCCCTTTCCCCGAAGACTTGTCAATGGACTGGCCCGGCTGGGCTCGGCCTAGCCGGCTCAGCACGCGGCTTTCCGCACCGTTTACAGGCACTCTGCGCACTGGGTTTCAGCCAACGCGCGCATCGACTGGGCAGACGCCGGTGTATTGCACGAGATACAGCGAGTCCCCCCGCAGCTCTCCGACCCAAACACCGGGAGAGCCCTGGAAAGTGTGTGTGAACGTCCACAGCTTTAACCCAGAGGAACTTAATGTCAAAACCAAAGATGGGTTTGTAGAAGTGTCAGGTGAGGAAATCTTCGAAACCTTGCAAAAGTGACTAATATCGTCTTTATAAATCGAAACTAATCCAACTAATACCGCCAGAATTGCTTGGAGGATAAATAAAAAACACTAACAATGTTATTTTCGTTTTAAGTtgtacccagctagcacatttagtTCCTTGGAAATTGTGGAAACAtgtgtttttggtttcacattggttgtgggaaaGAAGCCATACTTTCCTGACCAAGTTAACATTTGTTCTacggttctgagaacgttttactctggttccttgaaagttttcctgggagggtTTATTAATGCTTTGAGAACagaaattataggttatttggaggttttttaataactttgtaaaaaaaaatccactcaataacactgctagcttattttGTGTAAACTTTTGTGAACTCCAAGCagagataggacacatggaaatgaaTGCAAATACATCATTTTTTTATTATGACACACTataatcttctgttctctatccatgggaTGCGGTCCAAACAGTTAAGACACACACTCGTCCACTTACACTTACttgccttatgcccttgggggaatccccgttGTCATCTGGGTGGGCGGTCCAAAttattagccaagcaagggaa
The genomic region above belongs to Oncorhynchus mykiss isolate Arlee chromosome 6, USDA_OmykA_1.1, whole genome shotgun sequence and contains:
- the LOC110526027 gene encoding heat shock protein beta-8 isoform X2, translated to MAEGDFYTLGSRQRVPRDPFRESPSIASRFMDDDFGMSPFPEDLSMDWPGWARPSRLSTRLSAPFTGTLRTGFQPTRASTGQTPVYCTRYSESPRSSPTQTPGEPWKVCVNVHSFNPEELNVKTKDGFVEVSGKHEEKQEEGGIVTKNFTKKIQIPIDVDPLTVFASLSPEGVLIIEARQSPPYYLFSNEGPQGERQEATMV
- the LOC110526027 gene encoding heat shock protein beta-8 isoform X1 → MAEGDFYTLGSRQRVPRDPFRESPSIASRFMDDDFGMSPFPEDLSMDWPGWARPSRLSTRLSAPFTGTLRTGFQPTRASTGQTPVYCTRYSESPRSSPTQTPGEPWKVCVNVHSFNPEELNVKTKDGFVEVSGKHEEKQEEGGIVTKNFTKKIHIGTLGSSYGNSSDGQRALNGQAASQSPETSLSGDSNRRGPSDGLCLLVARGCVDHRGTAEPSLLPLQ